In a genomic window of Caldalkalibacillus salinus:
- a CDS encoding reverse transcriptase-like protein, with amino-acid sequence MIKVYIDGASAGNPGPSGAGIFIKKEDGSVERLTIPLGSMSNHEAELHALLKALEHCKAEGYNQVLFHTDSQLVEQAVDKRFAKKDAYDTLLKQALTYIDRLDLFFLKWIQSKDNPADPLSREAIQMNEQKGR; translated from the coding sequence ATGATCAAGGTATACATTGACGGGGCAAGTGCAGGAAATCCAGGACCGTCTGGGGCGGGTATATTCATAAAAAAAGAGGATGGGAGCGTCGAGCGACTCACCATTCCTCTAGGGAGCATGTCTAATCATGAAGCAGAGCTACACGCTTTACTCAAAGCGTTAGAGCACTGCAAGGCGGAAGGGTACAATCAAGTGCTCTTCCATACCGACTCCCAGCTTGTAGAACAAGCCGTTGACAAAAGGTTCGCCAAAAAAGACGCTTACGATACGCTACTAAAACAAGCCCTTACTTACATAGATCGACTGGACCTTTTCTTCCTAAAATGGATTCAGAGTAAAGATAATCCAGCAGACCCTCTCTCCAGAGAGGCGATCCAGATGAACGAACAGAAAGGACGCTAG